The Neospora caninum Liverpool complete genome, chromosome X genome includes a region encoding these proteins:
- a CDS encoding putative elongation factor Tu GTP binding domain-containing protein has translation MELETSHHPFPPRDGKPFSPSPFAASRPSSSCSSSLSSSSPASDAVSLSQLHRLLESVRASKVAAQERAGRTLRQGGKRLAELHAVFLHEKGELCRLRRLHATLSQQILGDTASRNEESREDGHGGDEKDEKEQRDGDRNKAKTGESSAEASASSHEAGREAKAKTRPKSFRERVNFRLQAEADLQERVEALCEARESVKSLLRRQRLLDECRALLCEATRQANRETMPYQCPDAPKTPDCLDTGRRVQVRSRRRSGKLFREAAQRLREFGKLWNEKQMGEAPPLDAHFPRSLRRTRAEEDTAALGAEAEEPNPLSSDDAHAQLQEGQLRLFAQLREALVAALDARFAHYVRIERQRLQLFQESARRKSGAQAACSHARSLAVRAPHEDAQQAWEAAAEFRGASERAPLSSRDGEKTETEREPYGGDNLESGEETGEETGRAEDETETLDELWSAFESLGLLERRVAFFSRQIQQELLRPLLEVTAGDLRDTGDNPHAPSPTLRLAVDLETDAAPTEGASSYSSSSSSFSSVSSATFATGEPAAETADACEKRTTTRGSLLTWRWISVSPSPSSSPSPSSSASSSSPASPSSPASSSATFTSFSSSFSVSSGVVSGSRGLDRFRFFCEATESLLALVKSRVLVRRRSLLSLFIRVAFSRSFLDSLLSRVLPAVPHTAHHLHLDSKRQPAERPYTTRKLTRQPSSLLASSSSSSSSSCSSPPGSPFRLSCNPSTDDLVDAYVSRALLCVEEGDGEIARQKASRDKTRAPPLSSSAALPSAEAASLASSLSPLRTRQDTQHSSFFSRQPGERDGDLRTVSVEDACLAASLLFRLEHLFSRMLRHHLPSASSSSSSESLSFASSLRETRAEKASERVATSSGNAPACPLSSRSSSSFPFSFSSDAASRSASSTSTAPWAVTHFRAAIASRLESLLLSLRGASLLRARTALVLFAATDAASAHQILLELGEKDRPLPWLVPVSDASEIWGLPSLLPCLHTHFSSPLSPTSHSASSHSSSSSGVFGESRCLSDRERLRVYEDQIFSRAIAANLSGGHLRLAPFRVTAGTHSLVARLLGALAAATQSIRTACALHAECTRAAGDAAEPRDTDKRRASSGASTIPGDRAAPLPFPGKDERSENLANIRRDKGGGTWLQNSRARRRCETLVWEEMRLREAARQRLVELRDLCLLFLTVRCGGAARVTASCDPTACAELYVDCEYVYQHLLRLPLSFGVLAASSLPSPCSGSRGDRDGEAEEALCERDSGKPTDRSSARGTERDREEACCGLGSALPLAALKELFAFNLSFPLSFLSPNASSLRSNLGGVAPSLPSPRPSSWFPRSESTPWGDSEEDRSATSQDNMSLFLIETMGSLKQVQETVYVEMLKAEQTRYRECAARLLSSLVGGLPAPGRFAAAEEERFEESGKHRELARQDELGDVVVENVSWREETDDSEEDQGGSDADAFFRRSWKTYLETADANRLENVRDGAPGRGPFSNLTEETLGDCEVNLVQAESIVTEATQRLKQTAKRWLHILPLQVYVESVALLADACLKEFFLIFHRLLPRSSLAPSPGPPSRSSSAPQERTRAVAALISFILSEIKTIFLLHLDSPEASSPLPPCPSSDASLMRQIEAGVGVLTEPARDVPIRVEFLLEYVEILEATKAVLEAEEDGLLQQVWDHYGALLKQRLGLEGVDKILASGLCLLALSDTDTASEALRQHANDFGRMLLHSV, from the exons ATGGAGCTTGAGACCTCTCACcatccttttcctcctcgagaTGGCaagcctttctcgccttctcccttcgcggcctcccgcccttcttcctcttgttcctcgtccctctcttcttcctctcctgcctctgacgcagtgtctctctctcagctccaCAGACTCCTTGAAAGCGTCCGCGCCTCCAAGGTTGCAGCGCAGGAGCGCGCAGGCCGGACGCTTCGGCAGGGTGGGAAGCGCCTGGCGGAATTGCACGCGGTTTTCCTGCACGAAAAAGGGGAACTGTGTCGCCTGCGACGTCTCCACGCGACTTTGTCCCAGCAAATCCTCGGCGACACTGCTTCCCGAAATGAAGAATCGCGCGAGGACGGGCACGGGGGAGAtgagaaagacgagaaagaacaaCGCGATGGGGACCGCAACAAAGCCAAGACGGGCGAAAGCAGTGCAGAGGCGTCTGCTTCATCTCACGAGGCaggccgagaagcgaaggcgaagacgagaccaAAGAGTTTCAGGGAGCGAGTGAATTTCCGGCTGCAGGCGGAGGCGGATTTGCAGGAAAGAGTCGAAGCCCTGTGCGAGGCCAGGGAAAGCGTGAAGAGCCTCCTCCGTCGGCAGAGGCTGCTCGACGAGTGCcgagctcttctctgcgaagCCACGCGCCAGGCCAACCGGGAAACCATGCCATACCAATGCCCCGATGCCCCCAAAACGCCCGACTGTCTAGACACCGGACGGCGTGTCCAGGTCCGGTCTCGGCGGAGAAGCGGCAAGTTGTTTCGTGAAGCCGCGCAGAGACTCCGAGAGTTTGGCAAGCTCTGGAACGAAAAACAGATGGGGGAGGCGCCTCCTCTGGACGCGCACTTTCCGCGGAGCCTGCGTCGAACTCGGGCAGAAGAGGATACAGCGGCGCtcggcgcagaggcggaagagccaAACCCGCTCAGCTCGGAcgacgcgcatgcgcagTTGCAGGAGGGACAACTGCGCCTTTTCGCGCAACTCCGCGAGGCTCTAGTCGCAGCCCTGGACGCACGTTTCGCGCACTACGTCCGCatcgagaggcagagacttCAACTTTTCCAAGAGAGCGCCCGACGCAAATCAGGTGCCCAGGCTGCGTGCTCCCACGCAAGAAGTCTCGCGGTTCGAGCGCCTCACGAGGACGCGCAGCAGGCGTGGGAGGCAGCGGCCGAGTTTCGCGGGGCCAGCGAGCGTGCGCCGCTATCATCGCGAGACGgtgagaagacagagacagagagggaaccCTACGGAGGAGACAATCTCGAGAgtggggaggagacaggtgaagagacaggccgagcggaagacgagacagagacgctggACGAACTCTGGAGCGCCTTCGAGAGTTTGGGGCTTCTCGAACGCCGGGTGGCCTTCTTTAGTCGACAGATTCAACAGGAGCTACTGCGCCCTCTGCTGGAAGTGACCGCAGGCGATCTGAGAGACACGGGCGACAATCCTCACGCTCCTTCACCGACGCTGCGACTCGCCGTTGACCTAGAAACGGACGCGGCTCCCACAGAAGGTGCCTCGTCCtactcgtcttcctcttcgtctttctcttccgtctcttccgccacCTTCGCCACGGGCGAACccgcagcggagacagccgacgcTTGCGAAAAACGAACCACGACTCGCGGTTCGCTTCTCACCTGGAGGTGGAtcagcgtctctccgtctccttcctcgtctccctctccttcctcgtccgcctcttcttcctcgcccgcctctccgtcctcgcccgcctcttcttccgcgacTTTTAcatcgttttcctcttctttttccgtctcttctggtGTTGTGTCTGGATCGAGAGGCCTGGACCGATTTCGATTTTTCTGTGAGGCCACGGAGAGCCTTCTGGCCCTGGTGAAGTCTCGCGTGCTCgtgcgtcgccgctcgctgCTTTCCCTTTTCATCCGCgtggcgttttctcgctcgttCCTCGATTCGCTCCTTTCGCGTGTTTTGCCCGCCGTGCCACACACCGCGCACCATCTCCATCTTGACTCCAAACGGCAACCAGCAGAGCGTCCATACACCACACGCAAACTCACACGCCAGccctcgtcgctcctcgcttcttcctcttcctcctcttcgtcttcttgttcttccccTCCGGGTTCCCCATTTCGTCTTTCTTGTAATCCCTCCACTGACGATCTCGTTGACGCCTATGTGTCGCGCGCGCTCCTCTgcgtcgaggaaggcgatgGTGAGAtagcgaggcagaaggcgagcagagacaaaacgcgtgcgcctcctctTAGCTCCTCGGCTGCTCTCCCcagcgccgaggcggcgtccctcgcttcttccctctcgccgctgcgcacGAGGCAAGACACACAAcactcttcttttttttctcgccaaccaggcgagagagacggcgacctTCGCACCGTGTCTGTCGAAGACGCTTgcctcgctgcgtctctcctcttccgtctcgagCATCTATTCTCGCGTATGCTTCGCCATCACCTCCCgtccgcgtcgtcctcttcttcctcggagtctctctcttttgcgtcttccctgagagagacgagggcggagaaggcgagcgagagagtgGCGACGAGCAGTGGGAACGCACCTGCGTGTCCattgtcttctcgttcgtcttcgtctttcccgttttctttttccagcgacgccgcctctcgctcggcctcttcgACTTCCACGGCGCCCTGGGCGGTGACGCACTTTCGCGCGGCGATCGCGAGTCGTCTCGAGAgtctccttttgtctctgcgtGGTGCCTCGCTGTTGCGCGCGCGGACTGCGTTGGTGCTCTTCGCTGCCACGGACGCAGCGTCCGCGCACCAGATTCTTCTTGAACtgggggaaaaagacagaccTCTCCCCTGGTTGGTTCCCGTCTCGGATGCGTCCGAAATATGGGGACTCCCATCGCTTTTGCCTTGTCTCCACACCCACTTTTCTTCGCCACTGTCTCCTACTTCGCATTCCGCGTCGTCGcattcttcttcgtcgtccggGGTGTTTGGCGAGTCCAGATGCCTCTCCGACAGAGAGCGCTTGCGCGTCTACGAGGACCAGATTTTCAGTCGCGCGATCGCGGCGAACCTCTCCGGGGGACAcctccgtctcgcgcctttccgAGTCACGGCGGGAACTCACTCCCTCGTTGCCCGCCTGCTTGGAGCCCTTGCGGCGGCCACGCAGAGCATccgcactgcatgcgcactgcatgcagagtgcACGCGGGCCGCAGGCGATGCTGCAGAACCGCGAGACACCGACAAGCGTCGGGCCAGCTCTGGAGCGTCCACGATCCCCGGAGACCGAGCCGCGCCCTTGCCGTTTCCCggcaaagacgaaaggagcGAAAACCTTGCCAACATACGCAGAGACAAGGGTGGAGGTACTTGGCTTCAGAACTCtcgggcgaggcggcgatgCGAGACCCTCGTGTGGGAGGAAATGCGACTGAGAGAGGCTGCGCGTCAGCGGCTGGTCGAGCTTCGAGATCTGTGTTTGTTGTTTCTGACAGTTCGCTGTGGAGGCGCGGCACGGGTGACGGCGAGTTGCGAtccaactgcatgcgcggagcTGTATGTGGACTGTGAGTATGTTTACCAgcatcttctccgtctccctctctccttcgggGTACTCGCGGCTTCCTCGTTGCCGTCGCCGTGCTCCGGGTCacgtggagacagagacggagaggcagaggaagcgctTTGCGAGCGGGACAGCGGCAAACCAACGGACCGATCCAGCGCTCGAGGGACAGAGCGAGACCGCGAAGAGGCCTGTTGTGGATTGGGGTCTGCTCTGCCTCTTGCAGCTCTCAAAGAGCTGTTCGCTTTCaacctttcttttccgttgtctttcctgtctccaaATGCCTCGTCGCTTCGCTCCAATCTCGGCGGAGtcgctccttcgcttccgtctcctcgcccttcttcgtGGTTTCCGCGGTCGGAATCGACGCCGTggggcgacagcgaggaggacCGTTCGGCGACGAGTCAGGACAacatgtctctctttttaATTGAAACAATGGGAAGCCTCAAGCAAGTCCAGGAGACCGTTTACGTCGAGATGCTCAAGGCGGAGCAGACGCGTTACAGAGAGtgcgcggcgcgtctcctctcgtccctCGTTGGGGGGTTGCCGGCGCCAGGGCGTTTCGCCgccgccgaagaagaaaggttCGAGGAAAGTGGAAAACATCGAGAACTCGCGCGGCAGGACGAGCTCGGCGACGTCGTTGTGGAAAACGTctcctggagagaagaaacagacgatTCCGAAGAAGACCAGGGAggcagcgacgcagacgcaTTCTTTCGTCGCAGCTGGAAGACCTATCTGGAAACAGCAGATGCAAATCGATTGGAAAACGTGCGCGACGGTGCGCCAGGCAGAGGACCATTTTCAAACCTCACAGAGGAGACCCTAGGGGATTGTGAAGTGAATCTAGTCCAAGCCGAATCAATCGTCACAGAGGCAACACAACGTCTCAAGCAAACTGCGAAACGCTGGCTGCACatccttcctcttcag GTGTATGTTGAGTCTGTCGCGCTCTTGGCCGACGCCTGTCTGAAGGAGTTTTTTCTCATTtttcatcgtcttcttcctcgctcgtctctcgctccttcgcccGGACCCCCGTCGCGCTCGTCCTCGGCCCCGCAGGAACGGACTCGAGCCGTAGCGGCTCTCATCTCCTTCATCCTTTCTGAAATAAAGACAATCTTCCTGCTTCATCTAGACAGTCCAgaggcctcgtcgcctctgccgccttgTCCGTCTTCTGACGCGTCGCTGATGAGGCAGATCGAGGCGGGGGTGGGAGTTTTGACGGAGCCCGCGCGAGACGTGCCGATCCGCGTGGAGTTTCTGCTGGAGTATGTCGAGATTttggaggcgacgaaggccgTTTTGGAAGCCGAGGAGGACGGCCTTCTGCAGCAAGTCTGGGACCACTACGGCGCGCTTTTGAAGCAGAGACTCGGCCTCGAAGGCGTTGACAAAATCCTCGCTTCaggcctctgtctcctcgccctcagcGACACAGACACCGCCAGCGAGGCGTTGCGACAGCACGCAAACGACTTCGGCAGAATGCTGCTGCACAGCGTCTAG